Proteins from one Panicum virgatum strain AP13 chromosome 7K, P.virgatum_v5, whole genome shotgun sequence genomic window:
- the LOC120641386 gene encoding salt tolerance receptor-like cytoplasmic kinase 1 yields MFSGCGLFGRARRGRGGDLRKRGEMGGASSRVAPAEPVGAEEAEEQGGGAARQLAWAEVEAATSGFSSRVVGRGGFSTVYLASLPASRLGAVKVHCSSERLHRAFRRELGVLLSLRHQHIVRLLGYCDERDEGVLVFEYAPNGDLHERLHGGGALPWARRVAVASQVAAALEYLHEGRDPAVIHGDIKASNVLLDANLDAKLCDFGFAHAGVSATAGGGRPSARTVMGSPGYLDPHLLRSGVATKKSDVYSFGVLLLELLTGKEAVCRETGHRLTAAVGPMLRDGEVSDVLDQRLGAEYDAAEATAVAELAMQCVSDDPALRPSMADVVRVLQEKTSAVGSKSDRKMMS; encoded by the coding sequence ATGTTTAGCGGTTGCGGTCTCTTTGGCCGCGCAcgccggggccgcggcggcgacctccgGAAGCGCGGGGAGATGGGTGGGGCGAGCTCGCGAGTGGCGCCGGCCGAGCCGGtgggcgcggaggaggcggaggagcagggcggcggcgcggcgcggcagctgGCGTGGGCCGAGGTGGAGGCCGCCACGAGCGGGTTCTCGTCCCGGGTGGTCGGCCGCGGCGGGTTCAGCACGGTGTACCTCGCCTCGCTCCCGGCCTCGCGCCTCGGCGCCGTCAAGGTCCACTGCAGCAGCGAGCGCCTGCACCGCGCCTTCCGCCGGGAGCTCGGCGTGCTCCTCTCGCTCCGCCACCAGCACATCGTCCGCCTCCTCGGGTACTGCGACGAGCGGGACGAGGGCGTGCTGGTGTTCGAGTACGCGCCCAACGGCGACCTCCACGAgaggctccacggcggcggggctctgCCCTGGgcgcgccgcgtcgccgtcgcgtcGCAGGTGGCCGCGGCGCTGGAGTACCTCCACGAGGGCCGCGACCCAGCGGTCATCCACGGGGACATCAAGGCCTCCAACGTGCTCCTCGACGCCAACCTGGACGCCAAGCTCTGCGACTTCGGCTTCGCGCACGCCGGCGTCTCcgccacggcgggcggcggccgccccTCGGCGCGCACCGTCATGGGCTCCCCGGGCTACCTCGACCCCCACCTCCTCCGCTCCGGCGTGGCCACCAAGAAGAgcgacgtgtacagcttcggcGTGCTGCTCCTCGAGCTCCTGACGGGGAAGGAGGCCGTCTGCCGCGAGACCGGACACCGGCTCACCGCCGCGGTGGGCCCCATGCTCAGAGACGGTGAAGTGTCGGACGTGCTGGACCAGAGGCTCGGGGCCGAGTACGACGCCGCGGAGGCCACCGCCGTGGCGGAGCTCGCCATGCAGTGCGTGAGCGACGACCCGGCGCTCCGGCCGTCCATGGCCGACGTGGTGCGCGTGCTCCAGGAGAAGACCTCTGCCGTTGGATCGAAATCGGACCGCAAGATGATGTCCTAA